The DNA window TATTCATGAAAACGATTTCGGAGTCCTGTTTGATCGGATACCACTGTTCATTTTCGTAGGCGAGATAGATGGGGCCCTGAATCCCGCAGGGCAGCGTGAAGTCATAATCAAATCCGCAGAATTTCGGTCCATGGCCGACGAAACGGGAAAGGTCGACCTGCGACTCCGGGTTGTCGCGGTCGGCTCCGCGGTAAAGCTCCCCGGTTTTCCGGTCGAGAAAATCGCCGCCGAGATGCCACTTTCCGATAAACCCGGTTTGATAGCCGGCCGTTTTGACTACGGAGCCCAGGGTGACCTCGCCGTCGCGGAAGGCTGTTTCGCGGAAGGTGCCCCAGACGCCCCACGGGGCGTAGGAACGGTAATTATTGTTGCCGCTCATGACGCAGTATCGGGTCGGCGAGCAAAGTGCCGTGGCGGAATGGCCGTCGGTAAACCAGAGGCCCTGCTGTGCCAGCGCGTCGATGTTGGGAGTTTCAACCACCGGTGTTTTGTTCTGAAACGTGCGTACATGGTGGCTGATATCGCCGAGGCCGAGATCGTCGGCCATAATCAATACGATATTCGGTTTGGGTGCCGCGGATACCGCAGACGTGATGAGAAGGGCACTGCAGAGGAATTTTTTCATTGGATTTCATTTCTTAGGTTTTTGACATCAACAAACCGGGTCGCCGGACGTTGGTCCGGTTTGGCGGTTTTCATATTCACATTGCTGAGCACCAGACCGTCGACGTGGCGGGCATAGATTCCAAAGGCCGGAACGGTGGCGTCGAGGCGGCTGTATTCCGGCCACCAGCCGTCAAGTATGTCCGGGGTCAGTTCCTTCAGTTCATTGGCGGCATCTGCGGAAGTTCCGCCGCCGCCCGTGGTCATCTGGATATCGCTGAAAACCAGGTCTTTGATCGGATGTCCGGGCATGCCGGTGATGACGATGGCGGAATCTTTTCCGCAGGTGGAGGAATCGATCCGTATGCCGTCGAATACAAATCCTTTCATTTCTTTCATCGGCTGCAGTTCACCTTTCGGGGTGTCCACACAGCAGCGCTGCTGGCCGAACGTCATAAAAACAGGACGGGGCACGTTGCTCATTACCAGGTTGGAGAACGTCATGTTTTTCATCGTCCCGCCTTCGCACATCTGTATTTTCAGACCGGCATCCTCGATATCTCTGAAGATGCAGTTGTTCACCGTAACGTTTTCGAAATCGCCCAGGGAGAGCAGCCCGATGCGGATCCCCGCCCATTTGCTGACGAAGATACAATTGTTGATGACGATATCGCGACAGGCTTTGTCTTTGCGCGAAGCCTGAAGACAAATGGAATCGTCCGAAGTATCGAATGTACAGTTGCTGACGCGGACTTTTTCGCAGCCGTCAAAGTCGAGTCCGTCGCCGTTGTTGTTCACCCGGCTGCGAATGGTGATACCATCGACCACAATATCCTGACAGTACAGCCAGGCCGAGGTCCATGCGGCCGGATTTTTCAGGGTAAGGTCATGCATCCGGATGTTGGTGCAGTTCATCAGCCGGATCATCATGGGCCGTCCGGTTTCCTGATTGAAATTATTCCAGGAGCCGTTGCCGTCGATGGCTCCGCTTCCCTTGAATGCAATGTTGTGGACGCCGCGCGCAAAAATCAGGCAACGATCCATGTGCGGCTCGTTTTTGTACATGTTTTTATGCGTGTCAGCAGCAAAGTGCCGAATGTTCGGGCTGGCGATCAGCTTGGAGCCGCCGGTGATATGAAGGGTCACGTTGTCCTTCATATAGATGGTGCCGATCATATAGCTTCCGGCGGTCACCAGCACTTCGCCACCTCCGCTGGACGACGCTTTGTTGATGGCTTTCTGTACCGCGGCGGTACAGAGTGTTTTTCCATCACCGACCGCGCCATAGTCACGGATATCATGAACGTAGGCCGATGCGGTCACAGCGGTTCCCAGCAGAAGGGCGATCAGAAATTTCATGGTTATTCCCATTTCCGGTAGTGTGTTTTCAAATCTTCGTGTGTAACGCGGACCGTGGCCGGCGGCGTGTTGATATCGCCTTTGGCTTCTGCAACCAGCTCTTTGCATTTTGCCCGCAGTTCTTTCAGCACATCGGCATAGGCCGGATCGTTGATCAGGTTGTTGGCTTCGTACGGATCTTCCGAGGTTTTGTAGAGTTCTTCGTACACTGCTTTCTCCCCTTTAATCGAGGCCGTGAGCCATTTTGCGTAGAGATCGGCCGATTCCTGTGAAACCCGATACCAGTCTTTCTGCGGAGTGTTTTCGCGACGCACACGGTTGTCGTTTTTAAAGTAGCGGATGTAGCGGAAATCCTTTGTCCGCACCGTTTCGCAACGTGGATTGCCGAAGATGGTTGACCAGAGGTTTTCGCCGAAGGCGGCATCGCGCCAGTCGGTTTTTTCGCCGGCGATCAGGGGGGTCATATCTTTTCCCTGCATGGTTTCCGGTGTTTCGACGCCGGCGATGGAGAGAATGGTCGGGGCAACATCGATGGACTGCACCAGTTCGTCGCAGCGGAATCCGCCTTTTTTGCGCGGGTCGTAAATCACCATGGGCACCTTCATACAGGTTTCATAGCAAAGTGATTTTCCGCCGAGACCGAATTCGCCGTTGAAGAGGCCGTGGTCGGAGGCATAAATGATGACGGTGTTTTCGGCGATGCCGAGTTTTTCGAGTGTCTCGCGCATATTACCGACGAGGCGGTCGATGCCGGTGACCGCCTGCATGACCCGGATCATGCGTTCACGGGTCTGTGCTTCGTCTTCGACCCAGTTGTAGCCGGTCTGCCGCAGATCCTGCAGCAGCAGATCATTCGGAAGCTTGTTTTCTTTCAGATCACGTTTGGGAATGTAGTGAGGGGGCAGGGGCAGGGTATCCTGATATTCGCGATAGGCGGTACGGTAGAGCGCATCGTCGGTCGGCTTCATTTTCATGCTCTGCGTGCTGAAGCCGTGGGGCAGGTTCATGCAGATCGAGAGCATGAAGGGTTTGGATTGATCGCGTTTCTGCAGAAACTGAATGGCATTGCTCATGAAGGCTTCATTGGATTGCGGATCGAGGAAGGCATCGACGCCTTCGGTAAGGATTTCCGCCTGCGTATCGGATTGGGCGTTGTCGAAAATTTTGTGGTAGTCCTTCGGATAGAAACCGATGTGGTGATGGCCGGCATACCAGAAGTCGAAGCTGCGGTCCATCAGACCGGTGCGATAGCCTTTGTCGCCGATCGGCAGGTGATTTTTACCGATATAGCCGGTGAAATATCCGGCATTGCGCACCAGCACCGGATAGGATTTGGCCCAGGCTTCGGCCGACATGGATGTGCCGGAGTTAAAGTCGATGCCGTGTCTGCGTTCAAACTGGCCGAGCATGTAGCAGGCGCGGCTCGGTGTGCAGATGGCCGTGGTGACAAAGGCGTTGTCAAACACCACGCCGTCGGATGCCAGTTGATCCAGATTCGGGGTTTTCCCGATTTTCTGGCCCATAAATCCGACGGAATCCCAGCGCTGGTCATCGGTCAGCAGGAAGATAATGTTCGGTTTTTTTTCCGGCATCCGGGCCGCGCCGGCCAAGGCTATAGAACTTACGAGAAGAGCGGAAATAAGCAGTTTATTTTTCATCGGTATTCCTTTGTTTGATCATGCAGGTCCGCCTGCGCATTGCAGGGACGATTTTTGTGCCCTGATTCCCTTTTTAATTCCATTGTTCTTTAGATATCTGTTTTTTCCGCCATGCAGCCGAGAGCCTTCCGGACCTTGGAAAAGCCTGTCCGTTAGTACAATTTACCTGATGGAGTAAAATGCATTAATTTCTTGTCTGCGTCTGTAAAAGTCAAATATACATGTTTACATTAACAGACGAATCAGAACCCGGGGATTGGACACATGATGAACAGAAGGATTTTCACTCGAACCGCCATCGTCAGCGGACTGCTGGCTTCGAAAGCTGTCGCCGTTTCCAGGGTTCGGAAAAAGCCCAATATTCTGTTTATCATGTCCGACGACCATACGACGCAGGGCTTCGGCTGCTACGGATCGCGGCTGGCAAAGTTCAACCCGACGCCGAATATTGATCAGCTGGCCAAAGAGGGCGCGCGTTTTGATTCCGTTTTCTGCACCAACGCCATTTGCACACCGAGCCGCGCGTGCATTATGACGGGGCAGTATTCGCAAACCAACGGAGTGCTCGATCTGTCCGGTGCACTTCCGCCGGAGCGACAGTATCTTTCGATTGAAATGAAAAAGGCGGGCTATCAGACCGCTATGATCGGTAAGTGGCATCTCAAGGAAGAACCGGCAACGTTTGATTATTACAAAGTTCTGGTCGCGGCGGGTCAGCAGGGAACTTATTTTGATCCCGAATTCATTGAAACCGGAATGAAATTCGGCAAGCACGGGGCTCCGGGCATTAAGACCGTGAAACATAAAGGGCACAGTTCCGATGTGATTACCGATATCTCGCTCGACTGGCTTTCCAACGGCTGGAATAAAGAGCAGCCGTTTTTTCTGATGCATCACTATAAAGCCCCGCATGACCTGTTCGAAAATGCGCCGCGTTATGATTCCTGGCTGGAGGATGAACTGATACCCGAACCGGAAAGTCTCTACGATCCGGGCAATCATGGCTCGGAAGGAACGCGCGGCAAAGATGATGCGCTGATTCACGACATCGGCTCTTCGGTTTCCAAGCGGAATACGATCCGGAATATGGGCATGCACATGAAGATCGATCCGGATCTGCCGGACCGTGAATACACGCATCAGGCTTATCAGGCCTACCTTAAACGCTACCTTCGCTGTGTGAAAGGGGTGGACGACAACCTGAAGCGGCTGTTTGATTATCTAAAGAAAAACGATCTGTGGGATAACACCGTCATTTTCTACACCGGCGATCAGGGCTTTTTCCTGGGAGAGCACGATTATATCGATAAACGCTGGATGTATGAAGAGGGCATGCGTATGCCGTTCATTATGCGTTATCCCGAAACCGTTAAGCCGGGAACCGTCGTTGATTCGCTGATCAATAATACCGATTTTGCGCCGACGATGCTGGAGTATGCCGGTGTGAGAACTCCGGACTACATGCAGGGTCACTCCTTTAAATCGATTGTGGAAACCGGCGTCGAGCCCGACGGCTGGCGCGAGGCGACCTATTACCGCTATTGGATGCATATGGCGCACAAACATGCGAATCCGGGACATTTCGGGGTACGCACCAAACGCTATAAACTGATCTTTTTCTATGGGGCCGATGTGTATCCCAATGGACGGAAAGACTGGGGTACCCGATCGGAGTGGCGCACGCCGGCGGCGTGGGAACTCTATGATCTGAAGCAGGATCCGAAAGAGATGAATAACGTTTACGATAATCCGGAATATGCTGAGATTCGGAAAAAGCTGAAGGCAAAACTCAAAACGCTTCGGTCAGAACTGAACGAAACCGATGCCGACTACCCCCATATTCAGGAGATCATTGACGAACACTGGAACGATTAGTCGTCGGGACGAAATTACAGGATGGTCTGCATGGATGATCCTGTAATTTTTGCTGAAGTTTAAGGAACCAGTTCCTGCCACTTCTCTTTCTTCCAGACAACAGGAGGGGGAAAATCCGCGGCGCGTTTGAGGTATTCCGCTTTCAGGGTTTCCGCCAGTTCCGGGTTCTGGTCGATAATATTCCGGGTTTCGGCTGGATCCTGTCGGATGTTGAAAAGCTCGAGGCGGTCCGGGCAGCCGTCCGGTTGATCTTCATAGATACCGGCTTCGATGGTTCCGGTATAGCGCAGCACATGTTCGCCCTTTAAAACCGCCCAGCCGCCGGGGGCTTTTGTGCGTTCTGCATTTTTTCCGACGAGCGAACGGTGGCGGTTGAAGCCCCAGGCCCGGGCGTGAATTCCGGCCCAGATCAACTGGTCGTGAACTTCCGAAGGATCTTTTCCGGAGAGTATATTCAACAGGCTTTTTGCATCAATCTGTTCCGGCGGGGTCAGGCCGGCGGCGGCGATAAAGGTTGGAATAATATCCATGCTGGAAGCGAGCTGCTCGAGCGCTCCCTGCGGTTTGATTCCTTTTTTCCAGTAAAACATCAGCGGAACACGAATACCGCCCTGGCGGAACATTCCTTTGTGGCCGGTATAGGGGGCGTTGCCCGGCAGTACGCTCGCTTCACCCGACATGGCGCCGTTGTCGGAAGTGAATGCAATCAAGGTGTTTTCCAATTGGCCGGTCGATTCCAGGTAATCGAGTATTCGTTTGATATTCTGGTCTGCCGCATTGAGGTGCGCATAAAAATTGGAAAGGTTGTAGGACGTAGACTGAAATCCTTTCCAGTATTTTTTCGGGGCATTGGGTTCCAGATAGTCGTGTACGGCATGATAGTGGAGTTGGATGTAAAACGGTTTCCCGTTCTGTTTTCTGATGAAATTCAGTGCCTTGTCGGTGAAGACCTCGGTGTTGTATCCGCTTTGACGTCCGGCGTGTTCAGTGTTTTCCCAGACGAGCGTGGAATCATAAAACTGGCTGGCCCAGTTGTTGTAGCCGTAATAGTAGTCGAAGCCGTTATTCAGCGGATTCTGCTCGGGAACCACGGAGCCGTAGTAGCCGGCTTCCCAGGCTTCGTTCCAGATTCCCGGATATTTCTTGCCCAGCTGTCCCCACCATACGGTTTCGGTGATGCCGTGTTTTGCCAGAGCATCCTGAATCACCTGCTGATCCCGTTTGCCCACATGCCATTTTCCGATATGTGCCGTGGCGTATCCGGCATCGTGCAGTTTATGGGCGAGGTGCTCGCCCGGTTTAATGCCGCCGCTTTCCACATCCATATTGGTGTAGACGCCGGCGGCGGGTGGAATTTTCCCGGTGGCAATAGCCAGCCGGGAGGGGGCACACAGGCTGCTGGCGGCATAAGCCCGTTGAAAATAGGCTCCGCCGCGGGCCAGTTTCGTCAGCGCCGGCATCGCTTTTTTTGAAAGCTCCAGTGCCTGTTCCGGGGTATATTCCTGGGTCCGGGCAACGCGCTCTTTAAAGTAAGGGTCAAATTGGTCGACGGTCAGGTTATCGTTGTAAAACTGGCAGTGGCCGGCCCCGAGATCGTCGAGCATGATAAACAGTAAGTTCGGCTGTTCGCCGGTGAATGCGCTAATGGCGGTGGTCAGAAAAGTCAGGAGCAGGATCGGTTTCATAATCAATTAGAATACGTATACGCAAAAAAAAGGTCAACCGGCGTTCGGCTGACCTTTTGACTCATTTGATGATTGAGGAAACTAATCGAGTCCGACGAGATCGATATTTTTGCGCAGGCGCATCAGCGCATCGATCCAGCGCTGCGGCATGCGGCCTCGTTTATCCGGCGGACAGTTCAGCAGGAAGTTGACGCCCCGGCCGGTGGTGCCCATATACATGCCAAGCAGATCCTTGTCGGAACGAACGGCATCGTCTTCCGCGTAGAACCATTCGCGGCCGATGGTGTCGTTGGTTTCTCCCGGAATGTAATAGTTTTTACCGAGGATTTCCTTCCATTGAAAATAATCCTGTTTCGCGTGGCCGTTGTAGGCGTTCGGGAAATTGCGTTCCAGCGTCATGATGTCTGACGGCCAGGCAAAGGTGTGATCGAACGTCGTGCCGTTTTGGCAGGAGTGGTTGTAGGCAAAGAACATTTCCGGTTTTCGCTCGGTAACGCGGTCATAAAATTCAATCCGTTTATCGAGCGGAAGCACTTTGGGCATATCCACCCAGAAATAATCCGGATTGTAGGTGTCGATCAGTTCATCGCACTGGTTCCACATGAATTCGCGGAAGGCATCATTGGTGGTGGTCATGCCGAGTGCATATTCGTTCCAGTCTTTCGTCACCGGCATGCCGAACAGGTTGGTGTTATCCCATGCGCAGTAGTAGAAGCCGACTTTGATGCCTTTTTCGCGGCAGGCGTTGACATATTCGCCGACGACATCGGTGGTGTTTTTGCTGTTTTTGACGGAGTAGTCGCCATAGGCGCTGGGCCAGAGCGCATGCCCGGCCACATGCTTGGTGGTGAGGACGGCATACTTCATTCCGGCATCGCGTGCCACGGAAATCCATTCGTCCACATTCAGGTCGGTGGGGTTGTAGGTTTCGATCGGTTCGCAGGCGCTGAGTTCGAGTCCGTCGAACGTCGACATGCCCCAGTGGATGAACATGCCGTATTTCCACTGCATGAACTCCTGCAGTTTTTCAATGCTCAGGCGCTGTTCGCCTTCGCCCTCGGCGGATACGGATTTAATATTATTCTGATCGGGAATCGGGTCAGCCATCATCTCTCTCCAATGTTCTAAAGTGAGCTGAAATGATTGGAGAAAACGTAGGTTGAATCCACCGGAAAACGTTGATGTTTTTCAGGAATTTATACAATTCAACGGTCAGTTCGATGCCATGACTTTTTCGAGCAGTTCGCGATCTTCTTTACAAAGCAGTTTGACGGGGACCCGGATTTCTTTGCCGCCCTTTTTCCGGAGGTAGGCATAGCCGTGTTTGGCCTTAACCAGTTTTGCCTTTGTGGAGCTTTTCCCGTTGGCGGATTTCCATTCGCGCGGTTGCTCTTTCAGTTTTTTAAGTTGCCAGTCGGCCAGGGAGCCGTCGGTTGGAACCAGCACATAGGCGCGCACCCAATCGATATACGTGGTGTTGCGGGAGGGATCGTTGATTTCCTCCGGCGTCGGCGGCGTTTCCCAGTCGTAGGTTTCGGTCACCATATTGATATGCATCGGATGACGAAAGGGCTCCTCGGTGAGTGTGGTGTCGAATTCAACGGTGCCGACATGTTCGTTGTTCAGATAAAAATGGCACTTCGAGGCATCCTCCCACCAGCAGCCGTAGACATAAAACGCCTCGTCGGATTTAGTGGGCAGTTCGGCTTTGTTTCCAATGTGATCACTGTCGCCGCCGTGCCAGACATGGGTGTTGGAGTTCATATAGCGGGCAAATTTTTCGTTTCGCTTTGAACCGCCGACCGTTTCCTGAATATCGAGTTCCTGCGAAATCCTTCCAACCCCCGGATAATGCTGGCCTGAATTGCTCATCCAGAACGTGGACGACATGGAAATGCTCGATGCGCGCAAACGGCATTCATAATAACCGAAATAGGCTTCTGTTTTTTTTGAAACGACGGCCGCGCCGCCCAGAGTGAACTCGCCATGCCTGCTGCTGATCGATTCATCCAGCGTTCCGTTGGTCAGCTGCAGCATACCGTCTTTGACCGAGACATTTTCCGGCATAAACCGGGCCGGCGGACGTCCCCGCCAGCGCGGATGGTGATCATACCACTTTTCCGAGTTCAGCGCATCGCCGTTGAATTCATCGGTAAAATCCTCATTGACCACCCACATGAATCCTTTGGGGGCCGGCGGCGGCTCCGCAAACGCTGTGCCGGTGAGAAAAACGCCCAGGGTGGGCAGTTTCCATAGATTGGAAAAAAGTTTAGTCATTGTGATCGGTCTCAAAGTTGTTTGCTTTGAAACGTTCCTGCGACGGCTTTGTTGGACAGGAAAGGATTCCAATATTTTTCGGGCCCTTGAAATTAAAGGTGATCCGCTCGAAAGAAACCTGATGGCGGACATAGTAATCTTCAATGGCCTCCACCAGTTCGTCACGCCCCAGTTTTTCCTTTGACCAGAAATTGCAGCAGGGAATAACCAGTACGGGTCGGATCAGTGCCGATTCGGCCACGGGCCGCGTAGCTTCATCGCAGTGGAGGCCGATAATCAGGTCATAATAATCGGCCATGGACGAAAGATATTCCGCCTCCCGGTTCGGCACGCCCTTCATGGTCCAACCGCGAGGGTCAATCACCTCGGCGTCGTAATTATAGTGTTTTCGCAATACGCGGCTGAGCATGCCCTGACCGCCGGCCACATCGGCAATATACTGAATGCCGCTGCCGAACCGGTCATAGACAAATTCCGCCAGCACATCAAACCGCGCAGGATCACCATGAAATTTCTTCCGGCCCATTTTAACCGTCTCCTTTACGTTTGCCAGGCAGCCCGCCTGGGTTGCGGTTACAGGATGCCATCTACCGGATTCCAGGCAATTTCAATGGGTTCCACTTTTTCGAGGATACCGGGCACATGCGGCGGCTTTTTCCAATGGCTGGAACGCAGTTCAACTTCTGCGGATTCGAGGCCGTCAGCTTCCGCCCGAAGCACGGCTTTTTCACCGGTCATCTGCACGATGGCCTGGCTCAGGCCGAAAAAGGCGGAACTTTCCGTGCCTTTCGGCGGTTCGTGGCTGGTTGGATTGCCGTTGCCGGTTCCCAGAATTCCGGCATCGCCTTCAATCGTGTAGCGGATTTTGTTAGAGGCGGTGGGGACAAAGCGGCCTTCGGCATCCATGATTTCGGCTTTCACCACAAACGTGCCGTCGGCTTCGGCCGTCAGGCGGATGGCCGCCGGATCGCCGACAGTTTCGTTGACCGTCCGTAAAATTTCTTTTCCGTCGGTGTCGTAGCCGATCGCTTCGAGTCTGCCGGGCTGATAGTCGGCCATCGTCTCAAAATAACCGTTGGTTTCCACGGGTTGGCGGGTGAGCGTTTTTCCGTTTAAAACCAGTTCCACTTCTGCACAGTTGGTGTAGGCGCGGACTTTAATGGGCAGTCCCTCTTTACCCGCCCAGTTCCAGTGCGGGAAGAGGTGGAGCAGCGGCTCCGTGTTCCACCAGGCTTTGTAGTAGAAATAGGCATCCTTAGGGAAGCCGCACAGATCCATCAGGCCAAAGCGGGTGACCGTGGCCGGCCAGTCGAAGGGGTAGGTTTCGCCGCGATAGTCAAAGCCTGTCCAGAGGAAGGTGGCCGCCAGGAAATCGCGGTCGGCGCAGGCTTTCCAGGTTTGGTCGATGGTGGATCCCCATGGCGTTAGGCCGTTGTTATACGCGCTGGCCATCCCTTTGAGGTGTTCGTTTTCCCAGCAGATTCCGCCGTGGCCGAAGTCATTCAGTTCCATCGGCTTTCCATTGTAATATTCAGTATCGTACAGCCCACGGGTCGCAAACGATCCGCCGGTTTCGCTGCCGATGATGGGCCAGTCCGGATAGCGTTCATGGAATTTGTCGTATTGCCCGTCGTCCACGCCGTCGGGGGTGAGGGTATAGTTGGCGCCGAAGACATCGAGATGAAAATTTTCGCTGTCATGAAAACGGGCAATACTGAGCCAGTTGCAGTTCATGGAATATACCGCCGGCCGGGTGGGATCGAGCCGGTGAACCAGATGCTGCATTTTTTTCAGCTGTTTGATGCCGACGTTGGTGGACTGCACTTTCATTTCTTCATTGCCGAGCGACCACATGATGATTGACGCGTGATTCCGGTCGCGTTTTATCAGGTCTTCGAGCTGCTGGAGCAGCTCCGGCGAAGAACCCGTAAGCCGCGTTTCGTCCATTACCATGATGCCGAGTCGGTCGCAGATGTCGAGCAGCGCCGGGGTGGGCGGATTATGCGCACAGCGCAGTGCGTTGACTCCCATGTTTTTCATCTGAATCATACGCCATTCCTGCAGGGCATCGGGAATGGCGGTGCCGACGCCGGCGTGATCCTGATGGTTGCAGATGCCGCGGATTTTCAGGGGTTTTCCGTTGAGGAAAAAGCCTTTTTTTCCATCGAATCGAACATCCTTTATTCCGAAGGGAGTGCGGACTTCGTCAACAATTTCACCCTCGATGCGGATGCTG is part of the Pontiella agarivorans genome and encodes:
- a CDS encoding sulfatase-like hydrolase/transferase codes for the protein MKNKLLISALLVSSIALAGAARMPEKKPNIIFLLTDDQRWDSVGFMGQKIGKTPNLDQLASDGVVFDNAFVTTAICTPSRACYMLGQFERRHGIDFNSGTSMSAEAWAKSYPVLVRNAGYFTGYIGKNHLPIGDKGYRTGLMDRSFDFWYAGHHHIGFYPKDYHKIFDNAQSDTQAEILTEGVDAFLDPQSNEAFMSNAIQFLQKRDQSKPFMLSICMNLPHGFSTQSMKMKPTDDALYRTAYREYQDTLPLPPHYIPKRDLKENKLPNDLLLQDLRQTGYNWVEDEAQTRERMIRVMQAVTGIDRLVGNMRETLEKLGIAENTVIIYASDHGLFNGEFGLGGKSLCYETCMKVPMVIYDPRKKGGFRCDELVQSIDVAPTILSIAGVETPETMQGKDMTPLIAGEKTDWRDAAFGENLWSTIFGNPRCETVRTKDFRYIRYFKNDNRVRRENTPQKDWYRVSQESADLYAKWLTASIKGEKAVYEELYKTSEDPYEANNLINDPAYADVLKELRAKCKELVAEAKGDINTPPATVRVTHEDLKTHYRKWE
- the galA gene encoding beta-galactosidase GalA; this translates as MREILSMNPGWRFIQQDVKKQGFQSIHETLYANPAWMKSGNHGLSEVGYNDLDWQPVDLPHDFLQENPFTPDAEVGHGSIQKGIGWYRKTFVVPASDEGRRIRLEFDGIFRDSEVWINGHFLHRHLSGYTSFPIDASDVLNYGKHNVIAVRCDANLPELWSYEGGGIYRDVRLVKTHPVHVPYSGIFVHTENNMVKIETAVRNDLDTDLNISLQSTIINAEDHAEIVNETDLKIEAENTATGFQTLELSNPRNWHPDDPYLYTLVTSIRIEGEIVDEVRTPFGIKDVRFDGKKGFFLNGKPLKIRGICNHQDHAGVGTAIPDALQEWRMIQMKNMGVNALRCAHNPPTPALLDICDRLGIMVMDETRLTGSSPELLQQLEDLIKRDRNHASIIMWSLGNEEMKVQSTNVGIKQLKKMQHLVHRLDPTRPAVYSMNCNWLSIARFHDSENFHLDVFGANYTLTPDGVDDGQYDKFHERYPDWPIIGSETGGSFATRGLYDTEYYNGKPMELNDFGHGGICWENEHLKGMASAYNNGLTPWGSTIDQTWKACADRDFLAATFLWTGFDYRGETYPFDWPATVTRFGLMDLCGFPKDAYFYYKAWWNTEPLLHLFPHWNWAGKEGLPIKVRAYTNCAEVELVLNGKTLTRQPVETNGYFETMADYQPGRLEAIGYDTDGKEILRTVNETVGDPAAIRLTAEADGTFVVKAEIMDAEGRFVPTASNKIRYTIEGDAGILGTGNGNPTSHEPPKGTESSAFFGLSQAIVQMTGEKAVLRAEADGLESAEVELRSSHWKKPPHVPGILEKVEPIEIAWNPVDGIL
- a CDS encoding glycoside hydrolase family 28 protein, producing MKFLIALLLGTAVTASAYVHDIRDYGAVGDGKTLCTAAVQKAINKASSSGGGEVLVTAGSYMIGTIYMKDNVTLHITGGSKLIASPNIRHFAADTHKNMYKNEPHMDRCLIFARGVHNIAFKGSGAIDGNGSWNNFNQETGRPMMIRLMNCTNIRMHDLTLKNPAAWTSAWLYCQDIVVDGITIRSRVNNNGDGLDFDGCEKVRVSNCTFDTSDDSICLQASRKDKACRDIVINNCIFVSKWAGIRIGLLSLGDFENVTVNNCIFRDIEDAGLKIQMCEGGTMKNMTFSNLVMSNVPRPVFMTFGQQRCCVDTPKGELQPMKEMKGFVFDGIRIDSSTCGKDSAIVITGMPGHPIKDLVFSDIQMTTGGGGTSADAANELKELTPDILDGWWPEYSRLDATVPAFGIYARHVDGLVLSNVNMKTAKPDQRPATRFVDVKNLRNEIQ
- a CDS encoding sulfatase family protein; its protein translation is MKPILLLTFLTTAISAFTGEQPNLLFIMLDDLGAGHCQFYNDNLTVDQFDPYFKERVARTQEYTPEQALELSKKAMPALTKLARGGAYFQRAYAASSLCAPSRLAIATGKIPPAAGVYTNMDVESGGIKPGEHLAHKLHDAGYATAHIGKWHVGKRDQQVIQDALAKHGITETVWWGQLGKKYPGIWNEAWEAGYYGSVVPEQNPLNNGFDYYYGYNNWASQFYDSTLVWENTEHAGRQSGYNTEVFTDKALNFIRKQNGKPFYIQLHYHAVHDYLEPNAPKKYWKGFQSTSYNLSNFYAHLNAADQNIKRILDYLESTGQLENTLIAFTSDNGAMSGEASVLPGNAPYTGHKGMFRQGGIRVPLMFYWKKGIKPQGALEQLASSMDIIPTFIAAAGLTPPEQIDAKSLLNILSGKDPSEVHDQLIWAGIHARAWGFNRHRSLVGKNAERTKAPGGWAVLKGEHVLRYTGTIEAGIYEDQPDGCPDRLELFNIRQDPAETRNIIDQNPELAETLKAEYLKRAADFPPPVVWKKEKWQELVP
- a CDS encoding SHD1 domain-containing protein, producing the protein MTKLFSNLWKLPTLGVFLTGTAFAEPPPAPKGFMWVVNEDFTDEFNGDALNSEKWYDHHPRWRGRPPARFMPENVSVKDGMLQLTNGTLDESISSRHGEFTLGGAAVVSKKTEAYFGYYECRLRASSISMSSTFWMSNSGQHYPGVGRISQELDIQETVGGSKRNEKFARYMNSNTHVWHGGDSDHIGNKAELPTKSDEAFYVYGCWWEDASKCHFYLNNEHVGTVEFDTTLTEEPFRHPMHINMVTETYDWETPPTPEEINDPSRNTTYIDWVRAYVLVPTDGSLADWQLKKLKEQPREWKSANGKSSTKAKLVKAKHGYAYLRKKGGKEIRVPVKLLCKEDRELLEKVMASN
- a CDS encoding sulfatase is translated as MMNRRIFTRTAIVSGLLASKAVAVSRVRKKPNILFIMSDDHTTQGFGCYGSRLAKFNPTPNIDQLAKEGARFDSVFCTNAICTPSRACIMTGQYSQTNGVLDLSGALPPERQYLSIEMKKAGYQTAMIGKWHLKEEPATFDYYKVLVAAGQQGTYFDPEFIETGMKFGKHGAPGIKTVKHKGHSSDVITDISLDWLSNGWNKEQPFFLMHHYKAPHDLFENAPRYDSWLEDELIPEPESLYDPGNHGSEGTRGKDDALIHDIGSSVSKRNTIRNMGMHMKIDPDLPDREYTHQAYQAYLKRYLRCVKGVDDNLKRLFDYLKKNDLWDNTVIFYTGDQGFFLGEHDYIDKRWMYEEGMRMPFIMRYPETVKPGTVVDSLINNTDFAPTMLEYAGVRTPDYMQGHSFKSIVETGVEPDGWREATYYRYWMHMAHKHANPGHFGVRTKRYKLIFFYGADVYPNGRKDWGTRSEWRTPAAWELYDLKQDPKEMNNVYDNPEYAEIRKKLKAKLKTLRSELNETDADYPHIQEIIDEHWND
- a CDS encoding alpha-L-fucosidase, producing MADPIPDQNNIKSVSAEGEGEQRLSIEKLQEFMQWKYGMFIHWGMSTFDGLELSACEPIETYNPTDLNVDEWISVARDAGMKYAVLTTKHVAGHALWPSAYGDYSVKNSKNTTDVVGEYVNACREKGIKVGFYYCAWDNTNLFGMPVTKDWNEYALGMTTTNDAFREFMWNQCDELIDTYNPDYFWVDMPKVLPLDKRIEFYDRVTERKPEMFFAYNHSCQNGTTFDHTFAWPSDIMTLERNFPNAYNGHAKQDYFQWKEILGKNYYIPGETNDTIGREWFYAEDDAVRSDKDLLGMYMGTTGRGVNFLLNCPPDKRGRMPQRWIDALMRLRKNIDLVGLD